Part of the Nicotiana sylvestris chromosome 2, ASM39365v2, whole genome shotgun sequence genome, TTCTTCGATAAATCCATTCAAAAAGGCACTTTTAACATTCATTTGAAATAGCTTGAATCCTTCAAATGATGCGTATGCCAGAAGAATTTGTATGGATTCCAAACGAGCTACTGGGGCGAAAGTTtcatcatagtcgactccttcctGTTGTGAGTAGCCCTGAGCAACTAGTCTGGCTTTATTTCTTACGACCTTTCCATCCTCGTTCAATTTATTTCTAAAAACCCACTTTGTTCTGATTACAGACATATTATCAGGTTTGGGTATCAGATTCCACACTTGATTCTTACTGAACTGATCTAACTCTTCCTGCATAGCTTGCACCCAGCTTGAATCTTTTAGTgcttcctctatcttctttggctCAATCTGAGAAATCAATGCaatatttgatttcttttttaGAGCTCCCCTGGTTTTTATTCCTTCATTTGGATCCCCTATAATGAATTTCTTAGGATATTCAGGCCCGCTTCTCCATTTATTTGGACGAGCTACATTCGTAGTTGACTCGATTGGTTGATCTGGTACATTGTTGTTGTCTTCACCAGTTGACTCTGTTGCAGCAAATGTATCAGTCGACTCTTGAGATTTGCTTATCTCCAGAGTTTCTTGAGCTTGATCTTCATTACCTGCAGTAATTCCTTTCTCGACCAAGGGATTATTTCCATCGAGTATAACATGTACAGATTCTTTCACACATAGTGTGCATTTATTGTAGACTCCAAAAGATCAAATATTTAATGAGTAGCCCAGAAAAATACCTTCGTCACTTCTTGGGTCGAACTTTCCAAGATTATCCTTACCGTTATTGTGGATAAAATATTTACTTCCTAAGGGATGGAAGTAACTAATATTGGTATGTTTACCTTTCCATAATTCATATGGAGTCTTCTTCAGAATAGGCCTTATGAGGCAACGGTTGAGAATGTGACATGTTGTACTTACACCTTCTACCCAGAAGTGGTTTGGCAGAGAATGTTCTAGTAATATGGTTCCTGCCATATCTTGTAgggttctgttctttctttctacAACCCCATTTTGTTATGGTGAGCGTGGTGCAGAGAAATTATGGGTGTATCCCTGATCATTACAAAAATCTTCAAATGCTCTACTTTCAAATTCTCCTCTATGGTCACTCTGAATTGTTGAAATCAGATGTCCCttttctctttcaatctttttgcagaaaacttcaaaatttcttaatgcttcatccttatgagataagaaaattacCCAAGTGAAACGTGAATAAtaatcaacaataacaaaagcataCCTTTTTCCTCCTATACTAGCAGTTCTAGTAGGCCCAAATAAATCCATATGAAGTAATTACAAAGGTTTGAAAGTAGATACTATATCTTTGTTTTTGAAAGAGTTTCTGGTCTGCTTACCCATTTGACATGCATCACAAATATGAGTTCtagaaaaattcagtttgggTAGACCAACAACTAACTCATGTTTGGACAATTTTTCTATCAAACGCATGCTAGCATGACCAAGTTTCCTATTCCACAACCATTGATCATCAAACATAGAGGATAAGCAAATATGACCATCTATCTTTTTAAAACTGTCAAGGATATAAACATTTCAATACCTTTTTCCAGGAAGAACTATTTTACCTGATTCATCTTCAATAGCACATcctgttttcttaaaatttacctcatatcCTGAGTCGTACAGTTGACTTATGCTCAAGAGATTGTAGTTGAGACCATCGACAAGATAAACTTCAGCGATGTCACAATTGTTATTGAAGGAAATTGTTCCCGTATcaattattttaccttttgaatcaTCCCCAAACTTAAAACTTCCTACATCAATTTTGTAACTTCTTTGAACAGGTTTTTGTCACCTGTCATATGACTGGAACACGCACTGTCTAGATACCATTTTCCTTTGCGGCTTATTCTGTGGTGTTCCTGCAAAATAAGATGACtactttcttttaggtacccaagcttgcCTGGGTCCTGGAGGGTTAGTGTTACCAGGTTCAGAATTGTTTGGTTTCCAAACCTATCCTAAAATGTTTGTTTTGCGAAAACGACAAAATGAATATTTATGCCCACTTTTATTATAGTAATGACACATAACTTCTGACTTACTTTTAGGTGTTTCATTAGTGTTAGTACTAGTCGACTTGGTTCTGACTGGTCCTTTTCCAGTTGACTTGTAAGTTGTCTAGTTTGACCTAACAGAACTGTGACTGGTGGACTTGCACATGCCATTGAGTTGCATTTCcaattcctcaaactcttcttgaAGTACTTCCTTTTCGATTTCACATACTTCATGTTTGAGTTTCCAGTCTTTAACTTCCTTAGTGAGTCTCTTAAGCTAACTCATCATTTTTTGAGACTCTTTCAAAGTTAAATCAAGAATATCCTGCAATTCATTGCATCTTTCACAGTTATAAGATCTTACCTCACTGGTTTCACCTCGTTCCATGAAATAGTTTTCATTTTCGTCATCTGAAATGTCTTCGTCTGTCCAGCATCCTGAGGATTTGTTCATTTCGTTTTCCAGAATTGTCATGAAGAAGAGATTTGCTATCTCTTTGTGGTCTGAATTATCCTCATCCCTCCAGCTTCCGAAGGATTTGTTCTTGTTGAAGCTTCTAGAGATCTTCCTCTTCAGTTCTGGGCACTCAGCTTTAATATGCCCAAATCTTCTACATTCATAGCACTTTCCATCATTCTTATCCTGTTCGTTGTATTGCCTGGATCGTCTTGGTGgaattcttcctttctttgtgttCCTGTATCTTCTCATCAATCCATCCATATTTCTTGATAGCATAGCAATCTCTTCTTGCAATGATTCAGGACCATCATCAATTTTATTTTCAGCTATTTCAGTAGAGGTTTTGAATgcaactattttctttttctcttcttgatTGGTCTTCTTGAGATGCGTCTTTTCAAAAAGAATGAGTTCTCCTCGTAGTTCATCATAGGATAATTTGTTTATATCTTGAGATTCCAGTGTGACTACTTTGGTCTGCCAAGTGGTTGGCAAACTCCTAAGAAT contains:
- the LOC138885738 gene encoding uncharacterized protein → MFARFSKIISDLKEFGKPYTSGDQVRKILRSLPTTWQTKVVTLESQDINKLSYDELRGELILFEKTHLKKTNQEEKKKIVAFKTSTEIAENKIDDGPESLQEEIAMLSRNMDGLMRRYRNTKKGRIPPRRSRQYNEQDKNDGKCYECRRFGHIKAECPELKRKISRSFNKNKSFGSWRDEDNSDHKEIANLFFMTILENEMNKSSGCWTDEDISDDENENYFMERGETSELKRLTKEVKDWKLKHEVCEIEKEVLQEEFEELEMQLNGSFKFGDDSKGKIIDTGTISFNNNCDIAEVYLVDGLNYNLLSISQLYDSGYEVNFKKTGCAIEDESGKIVLPGKRKLGHASMRLIEKLSKHELVVGLPKLNFSRTHICDACQMESVHVILDGNNPLVEKGITAGNEDQAQETLEISKSQESTDTFAATESTGEDNNNVPDQPIESTTNVARPNKWRSGPEYPKKFIIGDPNEGIKTRGALKKKSNIALISQIEPKKIEEALKDSSWVQAMQEELDQFSKNQVWNLIPKPDNMSVIRTKWVFRNKLNEDGKVVRNKARLVAQGYSQQEGVDYDETFAPVARLESIQILLAYASFEGFKLFQMNVKSAFLNGFIEEEIYVKQPPGFVDSKFLYHVYKLTKALYELKQAPRAWYDRLSSFLVDHGFIRGKIDTALFIKRSSGGNLIIQIYVDDIIFGSPSHVQGISNLMQSEFEMSMMGELTFFLVLQIQQSEEGTFICQTKYTKELIQKFGMSNAKSISTPISPSTNLDKDGHGIPVDETKYRGMIGSLLYLTASRPDIMFSVIRMIKKHKWYMSITGKGIDILEHSSFKVGKPIIMSLQLTTFPFLYSTIRNPLLKAENPLQSLSSLSLLQKLRSNPFSTMAKHPRNPSASTRKSTHSKSKHPSMPPEQVDLGSDHSEGFASSQGDFSEHSQSLGEKALGKRPMEEPPVSSIPKKSKVDFSVSLEFDLNFWDSPNRDFFIVLKDKPIAHGRVVDLDDMEALNCKVKDLFIHQGWVNFFSIPPPKVYEPLVKIFYANIHSSKPDRLESLVLGKRIVLDWALFDSLF